In Alphaproteobacteria bacterium US3C007, one genomic interval encodes:
- a CDS encoding 2-oxoglutarate dehydrogenase E1 component, protein MTDQSANEQFHASSFMQGHNAAYLEQLYAQYARDPNTVDGAWQAFFQALGDSDLDVKADASGPSWARKDWPPQPTDDLTAALTGEWMPPPQEAAAAKEKILGKAKELNSTISQEAVKRAVLDSIRALMIIRAHRIRGHLSADLDPLKLQATGQHLELQPKSYGFEEADMDRPIFIDNVLGLQFASMRQIIDILKRTYCSTFALQYMHISDPEQSSWLKERIEGRDKEITFTREGRKAILNKMVEAEGFEKFLHVKYTGTKRFGLDGGESLIPALEQIIKRGGALGVRDIVIGMPHRGRLSVLANVMQKPYRAIFNEFQGGSFKPEDVDGSGDVKYHLGASSDRDFDGNNVHLSLTANPSHLEAVNPVVIGKVRAKQDQIGDADRTQVLPLLLHGDAAFAGQGVVAECFGLSGLVGHRTGGTIHVVVNNQIGFTTAPHFSRSSPYPTDIALMVEAPIFHVNGDDPEAVVHAAKVATEFRQKFQKDVVIDIFCYRRFGHNEGDEPMFTNPLMYNQIKRQKTTLSLYTERLVKDGLIPEGEVEDMKAAFQAKMSEEFEAGKEYKPNKADWLDGRWSHLDRRGEEYQRGETSISTQTLADIGTALSRAPDGFPLHKTVARMLETKKKMFAAGEGFDWATGEALAFGSLLCEGFPVRLSGQDCTRGTFSQRHSGLINQDTEERFYPLNHIRTGQKRYDVIDSMLSEYAVLGFEYGYSLAEPNALTLWEAQFGDFANGAQIMFDQFISSGESKWLRMSGLVVLLPHGFEGQGPEHSSARLERFLQMCGQDNWIIANCTTPANYFHILRRQLHRNFRKPLILMTPKSLLRHKLAVSKAEEFTTGSSFHRVLWDDAEASSSAHKLKPDAKIKRVVMCSGKVYYDLLEERNARGLDDIYLMRFEQFYPFPAISAMKELQRFENAEMIWCQEEPKNQGGWSFMEPNLEWVLERMKAKHNRLRYVGRSASASPATGLAAQHKFQQAALIDEALTIEGK, encoded by the coding sequence ATGACCGATCAGTCTGCGAATGAACAGTTCCACGCCTCTTCCTTCATGCAGGGGCACAACGCGGCGTATCTTGAGCAGCTTTACGCGCAATATGCCCGTGACCCCAATACGGTTGATGGCGCCTGGCAAGCCTTTTTCCAAGCGTTGGGGGATTCGGATTTAGACGTCAAAGCAGACGCCTCTGGCCCGTCTTGGGCCCGCAAAGATTGGCCCCCTCAACCGACTGATGATCTAACCGCCGCGCTCACTGGTGAATGGATGCCGCCGCCGCAAGAGGCCGCAGCCGCCAAGGAAAAAATCCTTGGAAAGGCCAAAGAGCTCAACAGTACAATCAGCCAAGAGGCTGTGAAACGTGCGGTTTTAGACAGTATCCGCGCCTTAATGATTATTCGAGCCCACCGCATCCGTGGGCATTTATCGGCAGATCTGGATCCTTTGAAACTTCAAGCCACCGGGCAGCACCTTGAGTTACAGCCAAAATCTTATGGCTTTGAAGAGGCCGATATGGATCGGCCAATCTTTATTGATAATGTGCTCGGCTTGCAATTTGCCAGCATGCGCCAAATCATCGATATTCTGAAACGCACCTATTGCAGCACGTTTGCTTTGCAATACATGCATATTTCGGACCCCGAGCAATCTTCATGGCTTAAAGAACGTATCGAGGGGCGCGATAAAGAGATCACATTCACCCGTGAGGGGCGTAAAGCCATCTTGAATAAGATGGTTGAAGCCGAAGGGTTTGAAAAATTTCTGCACGTGAAATACACCGGCACCAAACGCTTTGGCTTGGATGGCGGGGAAAGCCTGATCCCCGCGCTAGAGCAAATCATCAAGCGCGGTGGTGCGCTTGGGGTGCGCGACATTGTGATCGGTATGCCGCATCGCGGCCGCCTTTCTGTATTGGCAAATGTGATGCAAAAACCGTACCGGGCGATTTTCAACGAATTTCAGGGCGGCTCGTTCAAGCCAGAAGATGTAGACGGCTCTGGCGATGTGAAATATCATCTCGGCGCATCCTCTGACCGTGATTTTGACGGCAATAACGTGCATCTATCGCTAACCGCAAACCCCAGCCATTTAGAGGCTGTTAACCCGGTTGTAATTGGCAAAGTGCGCGCCAAACAAGATCAAATCGGCGATGCGGATCGCACGCAGGTTTTGCCCTTATTGCTGCATGGCGATGCGGCCTTTGCCGGCCAAGGGGTTGTGGCGGAATGTTTTGGGCTATCTGGATTGGTGGGCCATCGCACGGGCGGAACAATCCATGTTGTTGTCAATAACCAGATTGGGTTTACCACAGCACCTCATTTTAGCCGCTCATCGCCCTATCCGACCGATATCGCCTTAATGGTAGAAGCTCCTATATTCCACGTGAATGGTGACGATCCAGAAGCCGTTGTGCATGCGGCAAAAGTGGCTACGGAATTCCGCCAAAAATTCCAAAAAGACGTGGTGATCGACATCTTCTGCTATCGCCGATTTGGGCATAATGAGGGGGATGAACCAATGTTCACAAACCCTTTAATGTATAATCAAATCAAGCGACAAAAAACCACGCTTTCGCTTTACACCGAACGGTTGGTCAAGGATGGGCTAATACCCGAAGGCGAAGTTGAAGATATGAAAGCTGCCTTCCAAGCCAAAATGAGCGAAGAGTTTGAGGCGGGAAAAGAATATAAACCCAATAAAGCCGATTGGCTGGATGGCCGCTGGTCGCATTTGGATCGCCGCGGAGAAGAATATCAGCGCGGAGAAACATCAATTTCGACCCAAACGCTGGCAGATATTGGCACTGCATTGAGCCGCGCACCAGATGGGTTTCCGCTGCATAAAACCGTCGCCCGGATGCTTGAAACCAAAAAGAAAATGTTCGCCGCCGGCGAAGGCTTCGATTGGGCCACCGGCGAAGCCTTGGCCTTTGGATCTCTATTATGCGAAGGCTTTCCGGTGCGTTTGTCCGGCCAAGACTGTACCCGGGGCACATTTAGCCAACGCCATTCTGGCTTGATCAATCAAGATACCGAAGAGCGCTTTTACCCGCTCAATCATATTCGCACCGGACAAAAGCGGTATGATGTGATCGATTCGATGCTGTCCGAATATGCCGTTCTAGGGTTTGAATATGGCTATTCGCTGGCCGAGCCCAACGCCCTTACGCTTTGGGAAGCCCAATTTGGCGATTTTGCAAATGGCGCGCAAATCATGTTTGATCAATTCATCAGCTCTGGTGAAAGCAAATGGTTGCGTATGTCCGGTCTGGTGGTGTTGCTGCCCCATGGATTCGAGGGTCAAGGGCCAGAACATAGCTCTGCGCGGCTCGAACGGTTTTTGCAAATGTGCGGGCAAGATAATTGGATCATCGCCAATTGCACCACGCCCGCCAATTACTTTCATATTTTGCGCCGCCAATTGCACCGGAACTTTCGCAAACCATTAATTCTGATGACGCCAAAATCATTGCTGCGGCATAAATTAGCCGTCTCAAAGGCCGAAGAATTCACCACTGGCTCATCCTTTCATCGGGTACTTTGGGATGATGCGGAAGCCAGCAGCTCGGCGCATAAGCTTAAACCAGATGCCAAAATCAAACGCGTCGTGATGTGTTCGGGCAAAGTTTATTATGATCTTTTGGAAGAGCGAAATGCCCGCGGTCTCGATGATATTTACTTGATGCGCTTTGAACAGTTCTATCCGTTTCCGGCCATCTCAGCAATGAAGGAACTTCAGCGCTTTGAGAATGCCGAAATGATTTGGTGTCAGGAGGAACCTAAGAACCAGGGTGGTTGGAGCTTCATGGAGCCCAATTTGGAATGGGTGCTCGAACGCATGAAAGCAAAACATAACCGTCTTCGCTATGTGGGCCGCTCGGCCAGCGCTTCACCGGCCACCGGTTTAGCCGCACAGCATAAATTCCAACAAGCCGCGCTTATCGATGAAGCGCTGACGATCGAAGGGAAATAA
- the odhB gene encoding 2-oxoglutarate dehydrogenase complex dihydrolipoyllysine-residue succinyltransferase yields the protein MTTEIRVPTLGESVTEATVATWFKKPGDVVALDEMLCELETDKVTVEVPSPAAGVLSEIVAAEGTTVGVDALLANIASGAGRSEASDTAKSPAPKAPSNAAADSSDIEVAVPTLGESVTEATVASWFKAPGDNVKSDEILCELETDKVSVEVPSPSAGVLKKIIAAEGSTVDATAILAVISQAEGEGNTSAAQPVPEATPSTAKASSVEDAPAAKKAMAEAGLKPSTVQGTGRDGRVMKEDVTRAVAAAAHTPAATAQTPAAPRAPVMASDAAREERVKMTRLRQTIARRLKDSQNSAAMLTTYNEVDMSAVMDLRSEYKDLFLKKHGVKLGFMSFFTKACCHALQEVPEVNAEIDGTDIVYKNFVHMGIAAGTPTGLVVPVIRDVDAMSFAAIEQAISEKGQRARDGKLSMEEMQGGTFTISNGGVYGSLMSSPILNPPQSGILGMHKIQDRPIAVNGQVVIRPMMYLALSYDHRIVDGKGAVTFLVRVKEALEDPRRLLMDL from the coding sequence ATGACAACGGAAATTCGTGTCCCGACTTTGGGCGAATCTGTCACAGAAGCGACGGTGGCCACCTGGTTTAAAAAACCAGGCGATGTTGTGGCTTTAGACGAAATGCTATGCGAGTTGGAAACCGATAAAGTCACCGTCGAAGTGCCGAGCCCGGCCGCAGGCGTTCTTAGCGAAATCGTTGCGGCAGAAGGCACAACGGTCGGCGTTGATGCTTTGCTGGCCAATATTGCCAGCGGCGCAGGCCGTAGCGAGGCTTCGGATACTGCCAAGAGCCCAGCCCCTAAAGCGCCGTCAAACGCGGCAGCAGATTCATCAGATATTGAGGTTGCCGTTCCAACTTTGGGGGAAAGCGTGACCGAAGCCACCGTGGCCAGTTGGTTCAAAGCGCCAGGTGATAACGTAAAAAGCGATGAAATCCTTTGCGAGCTGGAAACCGATAAGGTCAGCGTGGAAGTTCCATCGCCAAGCGCAGGGGTTTTGAAAAAAATTATCGCCGCGGAAGGCAGCACAGTGGATGCAACCGCCATTTTGGCCGTGATCAGCCAGGCAGAGGGGGAAGGCAACACGTCTGCAGCGCAGCCCGTTCCAGAGGCCACCCCAAGCACGGCTAAAGCCAGCTCGGTGGAAGATGCGCCGGCTGCAAAAAAAGCTATGGCCGAAGCGGGTCTTAAGCCCAGCACGGTGCAAGGCACCGGCCGCGATGGGCGGGTAATGAAAGAAGATGTAACCCGGGCTGTCGCCGCCGCCGCGCACACGCCAGCCGCAACCGCTCAAACACCAGCCGCGCCGCGCGCCCCCGTTATGGCCAGCGATGCAGCGCGTGAAGAGCGGGTTAAAATGACGCGCTTGCGTCAAACCATTGCACGGCGCCTAAAAGACAGCCAGAATTCGGCCGCCATGCTGACAACGTATAACGAAGTCGATATGAGCGCCGTGATGGATCTTAGATCAGAATATAAAGATCTGTTTTTAAAGAAGCATGGTGTCAAACTTGGCTTCATGTCTTTCTTCACCAAAGCCTGCTGCCACGCTTTGCAAGAGGTTCCCGAAGTCAATGCCGAAATAGATGGCACCGATATAGTTTATAAGAACTTTGTGCATATGGGCATCGCGGCTGGCACGCCAACCGGCTTGGTTGTGCCCGTGATTCGGGATGTTGATGCGATGAGCTTTGCCGCCATCGAGCAAGCGATCAGCGAAAAAGGGCAGCGCGCCCGCGACGGCAAGCTTAGCATGGAAGAAATGCAAGGCGGCACTTTCACGATTTCAAATGGTGGAGTTTATGGTTCATTAATGTCCTCACCTATTTTGAACCCCCCGCAATCGGGAATCCTGGGCATGCATAAAATTCAAGACCGCCCCATCGCCGTGAATGGCCAAGTGGTGATCCGGCCAATGATGTATCTGGCCCTCAGCTATGACCACCGGATCGTGGATGGTAAAGGCGCCGTAACCTTCTTAGTCCGCGTGAAGGAGGCGCTTGAAGATCCCCGGCGCTTGCTGATGGATCTTTAG